Part of the Geodermatophilus obscurus DSM 43160 genome is shown below.
TTGTAGCAGCGGTTGTCGGTGTGCAGCGGCCCGTCGGGCTGGTGCTTGATCGGGACGTGCACCCCGATGCCGGCACCGGTGTACCCCTTGTCGGCCAGCACCGGCAGCCCGCGGGCGGCGTGCGGGTACAGCGCCGGCAGCACCAGCTCTCGGGCGGCGGTCAGATCGTGGGTCGAGCCGGGCCGGACGTCGGAGACCCACAGCGGGAAGCCACCGGGGTCGCAGATGACCTGCACGCTGCCGCCGAAGGCGTGGTGCTTGCCGGAGTACCACCGGTGATGGCCGCGCTCGGCGCGGGTGGCCACCCGGTCGGTCGGGATCAGCGTGCCGTCCAGGCAGAGAAAGGGCAGGCCGACGGCGCGAGCATGGGCCAACACGGCGCCCAGGGCGGGAGCGTGCGCGGCGATCACATCGAGCGCTTCGTGCAGGTAGCGGTAGGCGGTGGCGATGCAGACCCCGGCGTCTGCGGCCAGGGTGCGCACGTCCAGACGGTGGCGCAGCCAGCGCAGCGCCAGCACGACTTGGGCGTGCACCGTGCCGACCCGCTGCGCCGGACGGGTCCCCGGCCGACGGCGGTACCGGGCGATCCAGCCGGTCACCGCCTCAACACCGGTGCGGACACATCCAGGCTGGCACGATGAGACACAGCGGGCTCCCGGGAGGAGGAGATCGGTCTTTGGCGAGTCGATCTTTACCCCGAGAGCCCGCGCCCTCTTCTTGAACCCCAGCCTCGACCAGCGACGACACCAATCAAGCCGTCGAAGCTGGTGAGAGAACCTCACTCTGCGTGGCGGCGGATAGGAGCCGCGGCCGGCTAGCAACAGACGGTCCCGCCACCGCCCGCCGGCGCCGGGGCTGCACCGGGCCGGCGTGACCGGTGCCCCTACGATCCGCGTTGTGGCGAGCGGGCCCCGAATCCGGACACTCTCTGCCGTACTCGCCGGGCTCGGTCTGGCGGTGCTGACCGGTTGCAGTCCGGCAGAACCGGCCGGAAGGGGAGCGGCCACCGCGACCACGGCGACGCCGACAGCGCCGGCGTCGTTCACGGTGGCGGCCACCGGAGATGTGCTGATTCACCAGGGCGGAGCACTGGTGCAGGGAGCAGCCGCAGCCGGCCAGGCGCAGGGAGTCGGCTACGACTTCAGCGGGGTGTTCGCCGATGTGGCCCCGGTGATCGGCGCGGCGGATCTGGCGATCTGCCACCTGGAGACGCCGCTGGCGCCACCGGAGGGCCCGTTCGAGGGCTATCCGACCTTCGCGGTGCAGCCACAGATCGTCGGCGCGCTGGCCGGCGCCGGCTACGACACCTGCTCCACCGCCTCCAACCACTCCCTCGACGCCGGCTTCGCCGGACTGGTCCGCACCCTGGACACCCTCGACGCCCACCGAGTCGGCCACACCGGCACCTACCGCACCGAACCGGAGGCCCAGATCCCGCACCTGGTGACCGTCGACGGGGTGCGGGTGGCGCACCTGTCCTGGACCTACGGGCTCAACGGCATCCCCCAACCGGCCGGGCAGCCGTGGGCGGTCAACGACTTCGACCCGGCGGGGCCCCGAGTCGAGGGCATCCTCGCCGAGGCCGCCCGGGCCCGGGCCGCCGGCGCCGAGGTGGTCATCGCCAGCGTGCACTGCTGCACCGAGTACGACCCCGACCCCAGCCCGGCCCAGACCGCGATCGCCGAGGCGCTGCTGGCCTCCCCCGACATCGACCTGATGCTGGGCCACCACGCCCACGTGGTACAGCCCTTCGAGCGGATCCACGGCGAGTGGGTGGCCTACGGGCTGGGCAACCACATCGCCCAACAGACCCGGCCGGTCACCTACGACTCGGTGATCGCCCGGTTCACCTTCACCCGCGGCCCCGAGGGCCGCTACACGGTCAGCACCGCCGAGGCCATCCCCACCCACATCCGACTCGCCGGCGACGGTCTGGCCGTCGTGCCCACCCATCCCGGCGAGCCCGCCTACGAGCGGGTCGCCGAGGTGGTCGGCCGCCGCGGTGGCGCCGACGCCGGACTGCTCGTCAGCGACCGCTGAACAACCGGTGATCGGGTCGCCGTCACCGGACATCCACGTGCGTCCGAGGTCGGACACCCTCGGTGCCTGGCTTGCTCCCCCCGCCACGCGCTGCCGACCGAGCCGACACCTACACTGCCCGCCGGCAGGAGCCTGCACTCACATACGGCGCGATGGCGCGCCGTGGGGAGGTGTGCGTCTCGATGGAAGATGCCCATGCCCGTCCAGCTCGCTTTTCGGTCGACCGGCTGACCGCGGTACGGGAGTGGATCTGGCGGCACAGCAGCCAGCCCAACGGCGACCCATGGGATAGCGACCCCGAGCACCTGGACCGGGCCGCGCAGAACCTCCTGGGCGACCTCGCCCAGCTCCTCACCAGCAGCAACCCACAGCCGGCCAGCGCACTGCACCCACCGCGGGCACCCCACCCGTTGGTCGACGCGCACGGGCTGCCGTTGACCACCCTCGTCCCGGCTGCAGACCGGCACGACAGCCTGCTCGTCGGGCCGATCCAGGACTCGATGCCGACGATCAGGCGCGGTGGCCGCGGCCGACCGCGAAGGCGACCGGCCACGCTGCACCGCGACGAGGACTACGACGCCCCGCGGGTGCGCCGCTACCTCCGCCGGCGCGGGATTTCCGCCCGCATCGCCAGGATCGGCCGCGACTCCAGCGCCCGGCTGGGCCGGCACGGTTGGGTCGAACGAATCCATGGCTGGCTGCTGTCCTACAAACGTCTCGCCCTGCATTAGGACGGCAGCGCGGGGCTGCCCCTGCTTCGGTTGACCCTGTCCGGTAGGGGATGGATCGCGGCCATCACCGCGTTGGGCCGCCCGGCGATCACTCTTATCTGCGCCCGGCGCTAACGACGAACTCATGCAACGTCTCCTGATGCTGCAACGGCGCTTCTTCGTATCGACGCTTCTGATCCTGCGTCTCGGCGGCGTGTCCAGCGTTCCGCGCGGTGTGTCGCCCCATGGATTACGTGATCGGACCGGCACGCCAGAGAAGTGCCGTTGCAGTATCAGAGCTTGTCCCACGTCGTTCGCTTCTGGTGGTAGGTCAGCGTCCCGGCGAGGGTGAAGAATGCGGTGAACAACCGGGCGCGGCGTTCGTAGCGGAGCGTCGGGCGGCGGTAGCCGGCCAGTCGGGCGAGGGAGCCTCCAAACAACCCAGAGGTGCCGGCCGAGCTTGGTGCTGGTCTCCACGCCGCGGCGGGGGATCCGCGAGGTGATCGGGCGGGAGCGCAGCCAGGTGCGCATCTCCGGGATCTCCAACGCGGCTCTAGGGTGCACGGACGAGCGGTGGGAGATCCAATTGGCGGCCTCGGGTGAACATCTCGATGTTGATAAGTCGGGAAAGGAGTGCGTCCTCGACACACTCCGACCTGCCCCCTCTGCACCCCAGTACGGTCAGTGAGGTTTTCTCGCTCTCGGGGTGAAGATTGTCTTGCCAAAGGCCGATCTCCTTTTCCCGGGAGCCCGCTGTGTCTCATCGTGCCAGCCTGGATGTGTCCGCACCGGTGTTGAAGGCGGTGACCGGCTGGGTCGCCCGCCGCCGCCGGCGACCGGGATCGCGTCCGGCGCAGCGCGCCGGGACGGGCACACCCAGGTCGTGCTGGTGTTGCGCTGGCCGCGCCACCGCCTCGACGTGCGCACCCTGGCCGGCGAGGCGGGGCTGAGCATCGCCACCGCCTACCGCTACCTGCACGAGGCGCTCGACGTGATCACTGAGCACGCCCCCGATCTGGCCCGACGTGCTGGCCCGCGCCCGCCGCGGCGCGCTGCCCTTCCTGTGCCTTTACGGCACGCTGATCCCGACCGACCGGGTCGCCGCCCGCGCCGAGCGCGGGCACCACCTGTGGTACTCCGGCAAGCACCACGCCTTCGGCGGCAGCGTGCAAGTCCTGTGCAACCCCGGCGGCTTCTCGCTCCGCGTTCCGCTGCCCGACGTAGTGGCGATGCAGACCCGCCAGCCCAACCTCGAGGGCGCCGGGGAGATCCCGCTGCGCCGGCTGGTGAAGGAGGCGCTGCGGATGCGGCCCTCCCGCATCGTCGTCGGCGAGGTGCGGCAGGAGGAGTGCCTCGACCTGACGCAGTACGCCTGAACGCACACCGGACCGTGTGGAAGATGCGCGCAGACGAGGGCTCCTACAACCGCGCATGCGCTCCCGTCTGGCCAGCAGCCGTCGATGAACACCAGCCGGTGTCGGGCACCCGCGCCGATCGCCCGCCGGCGCGGCCGATCGGCGCGTCGCGCGTCCTGCCACGCCTGCTAGCGCGGCCCCAGCTCGACGACCAGCTCGGCCAGGACCTCTCGAGACAGTCCGGTCACTCGGCGATCGGCGACAGCGGCGGCACGAGCCAGGCTCCTTGACACACCACGACCCTGCCCCGTCCGTCACGAGCCAGCCGTCCCGCTAACCATGCACAAGGTCGTTAGTTCCTTCCCACACAGCTGGACCCGGTGTGCCGTTGGCGGCGAAACCCGGTTCTGCAGCAAGTGTGACTGTTGCCACACCTTGAAACCCGCCCTAGGGTCCACACCGATCACTGGTCGGTCAATGGTGACGGGAGTGAAGATGAGCAAGTTGGCATTTGTTGAGGGGACAGGCTCCGTTCGCGTCTTGGTCCTGCACGGTTGGGCGCTGGACAGCTCGATCTGGCATGCGTCCCGTGCCGAGACGAATTTAGATCGATTCACGTACGCGTACCTCGACTTCTCCGGGTACGGCCCCGACGAGGGCGTTCGTGAGCCAGCACAGGGCATCGACGGCATGGCGTCGGAGGCCTTGGCTGCCACCGATGAACTGGGATGGGACTCTTTCGCGATACTAGGCCACTCGATGGGCGGGGCGACGGCTCTGCGCGTGACCACTCTCGCTCCCGATCGCGTGTCCTCAGTCGTCGCATTGACGCCAGTGGCACCCAGTGGCACGCCGCTCGATGCGGACACCTACGAGGCTTTCCGGTCGGCCTTTCCAAATTCCGGCCCGACACTCGGTGGACTCGCTCCTTACCTCACGCCCGAGCAGCTGCGCAACATCGTGTCGCGCTCCCACCTGACCATGGACCAGAGCATCTGGGACGCGTACCTGTCCAACTGGACCGGCGCCGACTTCGCCAACAGCCTCGATCGGTACTCAGGGCCGGTGACGTTGGTCTACGGCGACAGTGATCCGTTCGTGACGAAGGAGTACCTCGCCGGAACCACTGCCGCGATGAAGCAGGCCGATTTAGTTCCGATCGCATCGGCAGGGCACTACCCGATGGTTGAGAATGCAGCAGCGGCCGTGGCTCTGTGGGAAGCCGCCCTGACCGACAAGAACGGAAAGTAGATCCTCATGTCGAAGATCCCTTACAAGGGCATGCCCCCTATGGTGTGGGCTCCGCAGCCCCCTCAGTTGATCCACAACGCACGCATGATCATCGTGGGCTACGAGGCGGACCGGACAGCTTTGGAAGAAGTGCTGCCCACGGGCCTGTCTCCCCACGCCAACAACACCATCCAGATGAACATGTACGAGATTGAAGCCGACCAGAGCAGCGGTTTCGGCGGCTTCTCCTTGACATACCTGACTGTCGAAGTCGACGGGCACGACAGCCTCGCCGGTGATGGCACTGTCGCGATCCCCGGTCGGTTCTTTGCCTACTACTGGAACAGCTCACCCCGAGTCATCGCCTACGCGCGCGAGGGAGCTGGAATCCCCGCCATGCCTGGTGTGCGCACCGGGACGGTCGACCACGGCGTGCTGACCTCGAGCCTGGTGGTGGAAGGCCAAGAGGTCATCCAACTCACGGCATCGGTGACGGACAACCCCGCCGGCCACCTGGGCGGACACTTGAACTACTACGCCCACCGCCAAATCCCGCAGCCCTTCGGCGGGTTCGCCTCACTGAGTGAGCTCATCGAGCTGCCACTGCCCTTCACCGTCGACCTGTTCGAGGCCTCGATTGACAGCCTCAAGTTCAGCTTCCCGGAGGGGCACCCGGCTGGCCGTCTAACACCGGTGTCACCACTGAACATCACGTCGTTGCTGTACGGGGATGTCACCTTCACCTACTCAATGGGGCGCGTGATCCGCGACTACCTGGAGGAGGACGCAGCGCTGTAGCCAGCAGCCGAGGGCCCGCCTGCTTCAACCCATGGGTCCGAGGCGGGCCCAGGCCATTCAGCGGCCGGTACCAGATAGACGTGGACCTGACGCACTACGGCTCAACATACACCGGCTGAAGATGCCTTCCGAGCAGCTAACGAGGGCCATGACACCTGCTTCATGCTCGCTTAACTGCGCTTACGGCATCGTCCCGCGTGTCGCGCCCGCGGCGTTGTACACGGCCTGGGCCGACAGCATGGGGTCGCCGAGCGCACCCTCGGCTGGCTGTCCTACCAACGGCTGGCCCTGCGCTACGACCGCGCCGCCGCCACCATCACCGCACCGGACCGCCCGGCGATCACTCTCCTCTGCGCCCGCCGCCACGGACGAACTCATGCACAATTTCTAGTCCTCGAAGCGGTTGTCGCGCGTGATGTCAGTGCCAGGCGTATCGCTATTCACGTCAGTAGGTGTGTTGGCGTCGGTGTTTTGGGCGGCGGTTGCTGCTGGTGGCGGTGGGTTGGGCGGGACGGTGCTGCCGGCGAGGACCGGGTCGGCTGGGGGGAAGGGCGCCATTGGGGCGTTGGTGAGGATGGGTGCCATGGCGTCGTGCCAGATGCCCGCGCCCATGCCGCCGCCCTGGCCGCCGACGTCTTGGTTTCCCTTGGGGTTGAGCACCATCACGCTGGCGGAGTACTGCGGCGTGTAGCCGGCGAAGGCGATAGAGAAGTTATTCTGCGTCGTTCCGGTTTTGCCGGCGATCTGGTGGCCGGGGACGTAGGCCGCTGCGGCGGTCTGCCCGGGGTATCCCGGCTCGACGTCCTTGCGCATCATCTGGGCGAGGGTGTTGGCCACGGCCGGCGCGACGGCTGCGGGGGTGCAGTTGTCTCCACTGCCGACCGGTTTCCCATCGGGCCCG
Proteins encoded:
- a CDS encoding CapA family protein, which produces MLTGCSPAEPAGRGAATATTATPTAPASFTVAATGDVLIHQGGALVQGAAAAGQAQGVGYDFSGVFADVAPVIGAADLAICHLETPLAPPEGPFEGYPTFAVQPQIVGALAGAGYDTCSTASNHSLDAGFAGLVRTLDTLDAHRVGHTGTYRTEPEAQIPHLVTVDGVRVAHLSWTYGLNGIPQPAGQPWAVNDFDPAGPRVEGILAEAARARAAGAEVVIASVHCCTEYDPDPSPAQTAIAEALLASPDIDLMLGHHAHVVQPFERIHGEWVAYGLGNHIAQQTRPVTYDSVIARFTFTRGPEGRYTVSTAEAIPTHIRLAGDGLAVVPTHPGEPAYERVAEVVGRRGGADAGLLVSDR
- a CDS encoding ATPase, T2SS/T4P/T4SS family, with the protein product MLARARRGALPFLCLYGTLIPTDRVAARAERGHHLWYSGKHHAFGGSVQVLCNPGGFSLRVPLPDVVAMQTRQPNLEGAGEIPLRRLVKEALRMRPSRIVVGEVRQEECLDLTQYA
- a CDS encoding alpha/beta fold hydrolase, with the translated sequence MSKLAFVEGTGSVRVLVLHGWALDSSIWHASRAETNLDRFTYAYLDFSGYGPDEGVREPAQGIDGMASEALAATDELGWDSFAILGHSMGGATALRVTTLAPDRVSSVVALTPVAPSGTPLDADTYEAFRSAFPNSGPTLGGLAPYLTPEQLRNIVSRSHLTMDQSIWDAYLSNWTGADFANSLDRYSGPVTLVYGDSDPFVTKEYLAGTTAAMKQADLVPIASAGHYPMVENAAAAVALWEAALTDKNGK
- a CDS encoding acetoacetate decarboxylase family protein translates to MVWAPQPPQLIHNARMIIVGYEADRTALEEVLPTGLSPHANNTIQMNMYEIEADQSSGFGGFSLTYLTVEVDGHDSLAGDGTVAIPGRFFAYYWNSSPRVIAYAREGAGIPAMPGVRTGTVDHGVLTSSLVVEGQEVIQLTASVTDNPAGHLGGHLNYYAHRQIPQPFGGFASLSELIELPLPFTVDLFEASIDSLKFSFPEGHPAGRLTPVSPLNITSLLYGDVTFTYSMGRVIRDYLEEDAAL